The proteins below come from a single Streptomyces sp. SCSIO 75703 genomic window:
- a CDS encoding tyrosinase family oxidase copper chaperone produces the protein MIVNAEGAPDGARRDTAEPARPGPGRRTRRHLLRGLIAPAVAVTLAPLVAASRPPGETGPSRAPDADRSPRPAPAPGGTAEAAVFEETYRGRRIRGVRTTEGRALGDDDTWHVTVDGRPLHLMRRADGTWMSMVDHYGSHPTPLEAARAAVDELGPHEHLRKEPDEGGHDLRRGRHGVHP, from the coding sequence ATGATCGTCAACGCTGAGGGAGCGCCCGACGGAGCACGGCGGGACACGGCGGAACCCGCGAGACCCGGCCCCGGGCGCCGCACCCGGCGACACCTGCTGCGGGGCCTGATCGCCCCGGCCGTCGCCGTCACCCTGGCCCCCCTGGTCGCCGCCTCCCGGCCCCCCGGGGAGACCGGGCCCTCCCGGGCCCCGGACGCCGACCGGTCCCCGCGCCCCGCACCGGCGCCGGGCGGGACGGCCGAGGCCGCCGTCTTCGAGGAGACCTACCGGGGGCGCCGTATCCGCGGCGTCCGGACCACCGAGGGCCGGGCCCTCGGCGACGACGACACCTGGCACGTCACCGTCGACGGCCGGCCGCTGCACCTGATGCGCCGCGCCGACGGCACCTGGATGAGCATGGTCGACCACTACGGGTCGCACCCCACCCCGCTCGAGGCGGCGCGCGCCGCCGTCGACGAACTCGGCCCTCACGAGCACCTGCGCAAGGAGCCCGACGAGGGCGGCCACGATCTCAGGAGGGGGCGCCATGGCGTACACCCGTAA
- a CDS encoding tyrosinase family protein, which produces MAYTRKDVTTLTRTERRRFVDALLEIKRRGEYDEFVRTHIQYYVADGEKGLRAAHMAPSFLPWHRRFLLDLEEALRRVDSSVTVPYWDWTKDRSATASPWTADLLGGTGRSGDHKVTSGPFAHDGGRWPLRVNVTDIAYLTRDLGRSADPIALPTASDLKWALDDPVYDTAPWDSTVSEGFRNKLEGWGPGRGAASWRNHNRVHRWVGGAMVGGASVNDPVFWLVHAFVDLQWSRWQARHRDTRYLPAEPPGLGNAQRGRVVARHDRMPPWDVTPDQLDDHSAVYRYA; this is translated from the coding sequence ATGGCGTACACCCGTAAGGACGTCACCACCCTGACCCGCACCGAGAGGCGGCGGTTCGTCGACGCCCTGCTGGAGATCAAACGGCGCGGTGAGTACGACGAGTTCGTCCGCACCCACATCCAGTACTACGTCGCCGACGGTGAGAAGGGGCTGCGCGCCGCCCACATGGCGCCGTCGTTCCTGCCCTGGCACCGGCGTTTCCTGCTCGACCTGGAAGAGGCGCTGCGCCGCGTCGACTCCTCGGTGACCGTGCCCTACTGGGACTGGACCAAGGATCGCTCCGCCACCGCCTCCCCCTGGACCGCCGACCTCCTCGGCGGCACCGGGCGCAGCGGCGACCACAAGGTGACCAGCGGGCCGTTCGCCCACGACGGCGGCAGGTGGCCGCTCCGGGTCAACGTCACCGACATCGCCTACCTCACCCGCGACCTCGGCCGCAGTGCCGACCCGATCGCCCTGCCGACCGCGAGCGACCTGAAGTGGGCGCTGGACGACCCGGTGTACGACACCGCGCCGTGGGACTCGACGGTGAGCGAGGGCTTCCGCAACAAGCTGGAGGGGTGGGGGCCGGGGCGCGGTGCCGCCTCCTGGCGCAACCACAACCGGGTGCACCGCTGGGTCGGCGGCGCCATGGTGGGCGGTGCCTCCGTCAACGACCCGGTGTTCTGGCTGGTCCACGCCTTCGTCGACCTCCAGTGGTCGCGCTGGCAGGCCCGGCACCGCGACACGCGCTACCTGCCCGCCGAGCCGCCCGGCCTCGGCAACGCCCAGCGCGGCCGGGTCGTCGCCCGGCACGACCGGATGCCCCCCTGGGACGTGACGCCGGACCAGCTCGACGACCACAGCGCCGTCTACCGGTACGCCTGA
- a CDS encoding chaplin, which yields MSRIAKAAGVALGAGAVVLSGTGLAMADAGAQGAAVGSPGVLSGNVVQVPVHIPVNVCGNTVDVIGLLNPAFGNTCVNDSGGHGDGGYGG from the coding sequence ATGTCTCGCATCGCGAAGGCTGCCGGTGTCGCTCTCGGTGCCGGCGCCGTGGTGCTCAGCGGCACCGGCCTGGCCATGGCGGACGCGGGCGCCCAGGGCGCTGCCGTGGGCTCGCCGGGCGTGCTGTCCGGCAACGTCGTCCAGGTCCCGGTCCACATCCCGGTCAACGTCTGCGGCAACACCGTCGACGTGATCGGCCTGCTGAACCCGGCCTTCGGCAACACCTGCGTCAACGACAGCGGCGGCCACGGCGACGGCGGCTACGGCGGCTGA
- a CDS encoding D-2-hydroxyacid dehydrogenase family protein — translation MRLRCAVLDDFQRVALDSADWSPLAPSVEVVTYDRHFDDEDSLAEALADVDIVVTLRERVAFPASLIARLPRLRLIVASGMRNGAIDHAAAAAHGVTVCGTESAVTPAAELTWALLLGLARGIVRESTALRAGGPWQQTVGADLHGRRLGLLGLGRIGARVARVGLAFGMEVSAWSANLTQERADEVGVALAPSKEELLSTADFVSVHLVLGERTRGLLGPAELALLKPTAYLVNTSRAAVVDQEALLAALHEGRIAGAGVDVFDIEPLPADHPMRTAPRLLATPHLGYVSRANYATYYGQAVEAIQAYLAGSPVRRLP, via the coding sequence GTGCGACTGCGGTGTGCGGTGCTCGACGACTTTCAGCGGGTGGCCCTGGACAGCGCCGACTGGTCGCCGCTCGCCCCGAGCGTCGAGGTCGTCACGTACGACCGGCACTTCGACGACGAGGACTCCCTCGCCGAGGCGCTGGCGGACGTGGACATCGTGGTCACCCTGCGCGAACGCGTCGCCTTCCCCGCGTCCCTGATCGCCCGTCTGCCGCGGCTGCGGCTGATCGTGGCCTCCGGCATGCGCAACGGCGCCATCGACCACGCCGCCGCCGCGGCGCACGGCGTCACCGTCTGCGGTACGGAGTCCGCGGTCACCCCGGCCGCCGAACTGACCTGGGCGCTGCTGCTCGGGCTGGCCCGCGGCATCGTCCGGGAGAGCACCGCCCTGCGCGCCGGCGGGCCCTGGCAGCAGACGGTGGGCGCCGACCTCCACGGCCGCCGCCTCGGCCTGCTGGGCCTCGGCCGGATCGGCGCCCGGGTGGCCCGCGTCGGCCTCGCCTTCGGCATGGAGGTCAGCGCCTGGAGCGCCAACCTCACCCAAGAGCGGGCCGACGAGGTCGGCGTCGCCCTGGCCCCCTCCAAGGAGGAACTGCTCTCCACCGCCGACTTCGTCTCCGTCCACCTCGTGCTCGGCGAGCGCACCCGCGGTCTGCTCGGCCCCGCCGAACTGGCCCTGCTCAAGCCGACCGCCTACCTCGTGAACACCTCCCGCGCCGCCGTCGTCGACCAGGAGGCGCTGCTGGCCGCGCTGCACGAGGGCCGGATCGCCGGGGCGGGGGTGGACGTCTTCGACATCGAGCCGCTGCCGGCCGACCACCCGATGCGCACCGCCCCGCGCCTGCTCGCCACCCCGCACCTCGGCTACGTCTCGCGGGCCAACTACGCCACGTACTACGGGCAGGCGGTCGAGGCGATCCAGGCGTACCTGGCCGGGTCCCCGGTGCGGCGCCTGCCCTGA
- a CDS encoding class II glutamine amidotransferase, giving the protein MCRLFGLSSAPRRTRATFWLLDAPDSLARQSHRDPDGTGLGYFAADGTPRTEKAPLAAYRDRAFAEDAREVESATFLAHVRFASTGGLEARNTHPFTQEGRLFAHNGVIEDLDALDDHLGADRAPVRGDTDSERFFALVTREIRAAGGDVTAGLTGAARWIAAHLPVYALNLILVTPGELWALRYPDTHELYVLDRPAGGRHGDRHLDHSGSEGRMRVHSRALAGRPCAVVASERMDDHPDWRALEPGELLHVAPGPRLTRRLALPDPPARPLTLDDLRPDAAASQRAA; this is encoded by the coding sequence ATGTGCCGTCTGTTCGGACTCAGCAGCGCGCCCCGGCGCACCCGCGCCACCTTCTGGCTGCTGGACGCCCCCGACAGCCTCGCCCGGCAGAGCCACCGGGACCCCGACGGCACCGGCCTCGGCTACTTCGCCGCGGACGGCACCCCGCGCACCGAGAAGGCGCCCCTCGCCGCCTACCGGGACCGGGCCTTCGCCGAGGACGCCCGGGAGGTCGAGTCGGCCACCTTCCTCGCCCACGTCCGCTTCGCCTCGACCGGCGGCCTGGAGGCCCGCAACACCCACCCCTTCACACAGGAGGGGCGGCTCTTCGCGCACAACGGGGTGATCGAGGACCTGGACGCGCTCGACGACCACCTCGGCGCCGACCGCGCGCCGGTGCGGGGTGACACCGACTCGGAGCGGTTCTTCGCGCTCGTCACCCGCGAGATCCGGGCGGCCGGCGGCGACGTGACCGCCGGGCTCACCGGGGCGGCCCGCTGGATCGCCGCCCACCTGCCCGTCTACGCCCTCAACCTGATCCTCGTCACCCCCGGCGAACTGTGGGCCCTGCGCTACCCCGACACCCACGAGCTGTACGTCCTCGACCGGCCGGCGGGCGGCCGGCACGGCGACCGTCACCTCGACCACAGCGGCAGCGAGGGGCGGATGCGGGTCCACTCCCGGGCCCTGGCCGGCCGGCCCTGCGCCGTCGTGGCCAGCGAACGCATGGACGACCACCCGGACTGGCGGGCCCTGGAGCCGGGCGAACTCCTCCACGTCGCCCCGGGCCCGCGCCTCACCCGCCGGCTCGCCCTGCCCGATCCCCCGGCCCGCCCCCTCACCCTCGACGACCTGCGCCCCGACGCCGCCGCCTCCCAGCGGGCCGCCTAG
- a CDS encoding helix-turn-helix domain-containing protein yields MITVTDLVDALGAGLLRTVVAAGNAGVHDVALAEPGDTTGQPGELVLGVGVADRAGALALLERTAPAAGLVLKGPVARDPQVTRAVRTLAGPALVELRPHTSWAHVVWLLRGVIDRASAPAAGTLGTPGAHSDLFALADAAAEIIDAPVTVEDAQSRVLAYSARQDSTDPARVSTIVGRRVPAETLTHFRATGVFRRLARSSDPIRTPAGPDGILPRLIIPVRAGGEWLGSIWAVVRSPVPEERIRELSAVAPVLALHLLRLRAEAGIARRVSAGQLRAALREGTVPDGGPGGTITLPDGPLRVVAFGSSPRGTDDVRRQMDLWESVAHRFGWHRPLLADLDGLLCGVVADAGRGGRRGAAGGRAEAGGVDWLRHVLAETRSHEAGLYAVAGRPARAPEELPRSLAEAAELHRLVGAGRLPLPPGAGIVLMEEVWDAVVVERARTAVGGDTWRLGGPLAVLRAHDEEHGTPYVTTLAAWIDHYGDPQAAARHLRIHANTLRYRLRKLEETAPLDLASPRLRLALRLQLLALDETPPPGGPRQ; encoded by the coding sequence GTGATCACCGTGACCGACCTGGTGGACGCCCTCGGCGCCGGCCTGCTGCGGACGGTCGTCGCGGCCGGGAACGCCGGCGTGCACGACGTCGCGCTCGCCGAACCCGGCGACACCACCGGCCAGCCCGGGGAACTCGTCCTCGGCGTCGGCGTCGCCGACCGGGCCGGCGCGCTCGCCCTGCTGGAGCGGACCGCGCCCGCCGCCGGTCTCGTCCTCAAGGGGCCCGTCGCCCGCGACCCGCAGGTCACCCGCGCCGTGCGCACCCTGGCCGGCCCCGCCCTCGTCGAACTGCGCCCGCACACCTCCTGGGCGCACGTCGTCTGGCTGCTGCGCGGGGTCATCGACCGGGCCTCGGCGCCCGCCGCCGGCACGCTCGGCACCCCCGGCGCGCACAGCGACCTGTTCGCCCTGGCCGACGCCGCGGCCGAGATCATCGACGCCCCCGTGACGGTGGAGGACGCGCAGTCCCGGGTCCTCGCCTACTCGGCCCGGCAGGACAGCACCGACCCGGCGCGGGTCTCCACCATCGTGGGCCGCCGCGTGCCCGCCGAAACGCTGACCCACTTCCGGGCCACCGGTGTCTTCCGCCGGCTGGCCCGCTCCAGCGACCCGATCCGGACCCCGGCCGGACCGGACGGCATCCTGCCCCGGCTGATCATCCCGGTGCGGGCGGGCGGCGAATGGCTCGGGTCCATCTGGGCCGTGGTGAGGTCGCCGGTCCCCGAGGAACGCATCCGCGAGCTGAGCGCCGTCGCCCCCGTGCTCGCCCTGCACCTGCTGCGGCTGCGCGCCGAGGCCGGTATCGCCCGGCGGGTGTCGGCCGGGCAGTTGCGGGCCGCCCTGCGCGAGGGCACCGTCCCCGACGGGGGGCCGGGCGGCACCATCACGCTGCCCGACGGCCCCCTGCGGGTGGTGGCCTTCGGCTCGTCGCCGCGCGGCACGGACGACGTACGCCGCCAAATGGACCTGTGGGAGTCGGTGGCCCACCGTTTCGGCTGGCACCGGCCGCTCCTCGCCGACCTCGACGGACTGCTGTGCGGCGTGGTCGCCGACGCGGGCCGGGGCGGACGGCGGGGCGCCGCGGGGGGCCGGGCGGAGGCGGGCGGCGTCGACTGGCTGCGGCACGTGCTCGCCGAGACCCGCTCCCACGAGGCCGGTCTGTACGCCGTCGCCGGCCGCCCCGCCCGCGCGCCCGAGGAGCTGCCGCGCTCCCTCGCGGAGGCCGCCGAACTGCACCGGCTGGTCGGCGCCGGGCGGCTGCCCCTGCCGCCCGGCGCGGGGATCGTGCTGATGGAGGAGGTGTGGGACGCCGTCGTGGTGGAGCGGGCCCGGACGGCCGTCGGCGGCGACACCTGGCGGCTCGGCGGCCCGCTCGCCGTGCTCCGCGCCCACGACGAGGAGCACGGCACGCCGTACGTCACCACGCTCGCCGCCTGGATCGACCACTACGGCGACCCGCAGGCCGCCGCCCGGCACCTGCGCATCCACGCCAACACGCTCCGCTACCGGCTGCGGAAACTGGAGGAGACCGCCCCGCTCGACCTGGCCTCCCCGCGGCTGCGGCTGGCGCTGCGGCTGCAGCTCCTGGCGCTGGACGAGACGCCCCCGCCGGGCGGCCCCCGGCAGTGA
- a CDS encoding FAD-dependent oxidoreductase: protein MAAHPHSPSSAPSRVAIVGAGMVGLSTAWFLQERGVEVTVYDRDGVAAGSSWGNAGWLTPGLATPLPEPAVLTYGVRAVLSPSSPVYVPPSADPKLLRFLAGFARHSTALQWLRSMRSLVPINSLALPSFDTLAEGGVEARTLDAKSFLAAYRTPTERRVLLEELEQIHAAGQSMEFDVLDGDEARGVEPSLSDEIGAAIRLHGQRYIDPGAYVHSLADAVRARGGVIKEGTEITDVRDTGTGAVVVTAGAGGERHDAVVVATGAWLGRLARKFGVRALVQAGRGYSFSVPVENVPSGPVYFPAQRVACTPLGDRLRVAGMMEFRKPEAPLDRRRVHAIAEAARPLLRGADLDARQDEWVGSRPCTTDGLPLIGATRSPRVFAAGGHGMWGVTLGPATGRLLAETITTGRRPAELSPFDPLR from the coding sequence ATGGCTGCCCACCCCCACTCGCCCTCCTCCGCCCCGAGCCGCGTCGCCATCGTCGGCGCGGGCATGGTCGGCCTGTCCACCGCCTGGTTCCTCCAGGAGCGTGGCGTCGAGGTCACCGTCTACGACCGCGACGGGGTCGCCGCCGGGTCGTCGTGGGGCAACGCCGGCTGGCTCACCCCCGGCCTCGCCACGCCGCTGCCCGAGCCCGCCGTCCTCACCTACGGGGTGCGGGCCGTGCTCAGCCCGTCCTCCCCGGTGTACGTGCCGCCGAGCGCCGACCCGAAACTGCTGCGCTTCCTCGCCGGGTTCGCCCGTCACAGCACCGCGCTCCAGTGGCTGCGGTCGATGCGCTCGCTGGTGCCCATCAACAGCCTGGCCCTGCCCAGCTTCGACACCCTCGCCGAGGGCGGCGTCGAGGCCCGCACGCTGGACGCCAAGTCCTTCCTCGCGGCCTACCGCACCCCCACCGAGCGCCGGGTCCTGCTGGAGGAACTGGAGCAGATCCACGCCGCCGGCCAGTCCATGGAGTTCGACGTCCTCGACGGTGACGAGGCCCGCGGCGTCGAGCCCTCCCTGTCCGACGAGATCGGCGCCGCCATCCGGCTGCACGGCCAGCGCTACATCGACCCGGGCGCGTACGTGCACTCCCTGGCCGACGCGGTCCGCGCCCGCGGCGGCGTGATCAAGGAGGGCACGGAGATCACCGACGTACGGGACACCGGCACCGGTGCCGTGGTCGTCACCGCCGGCGCGGGCGGCGAGCGGCACGACGCCGTGGTCGTGGCCACCGGCGCCTGGCTCGGCCGCCTGGCCCGCAAGTTCGGCGTGCGCGCCCTCGTGCAGGCCGGCCGCGGCTACAGCTTCAGCGTCCCGGTCGAGAACGTGCCCTCGGGCCCGGTCTACTTCCCCGCCCAGCGCGTCGCCTGCACGCCCCTGGGGGACCGGCTGCGCGTCGCCGGGATGATGGAGTTCCGCAAGCCGGAGGCGCCCCTGGACCGGCGCCGGGTGCACGCCATCGCCGAGGCCGCCCGCCCGCTGCTGCGCGGCGCCGACCTGGACGCCCGGCAGGACGAGTGGGTCGGCTCCCGGCCGTGCACCACGGACGGGCTGCCGCTGATCGGCGCCACCCGTTCGCCGCGGGTCTTCGCCGCCGGCGGTCACGGCATGTGGGGCGTCACCCTCGGCCCCGCCACCGGCCGTCTGCTCGCCGAGACCATCACGACGGGCCGCCGCCCGGCGGAGCTGTCCCCCTTCGACCCGCTGCGCTGA
- a CDS encoding dynamin family protein, which yields MVTLDVRPQLIDALSALRDRVAAARFPLPLPGAPRARANRDELLAQLDDYLVPRLRDPEAPLLVVVGGSTGAGKSTLVNSLVGRRVSEAGVLRPTTRTPVLVCHPEDHHWFGGMRVLPDLTRVRAAHRDTDEDLLLPGEDPERVLRVETAETLPPGLALLDAPDVDSLVAGNRVLAAELICAADVWVMVTTAARYADAVPWHLLRTAKEYDATLVTVLDRVPHQVVGEVSRQYAALLTKAGLGEVPRFTVPELPESAWGGGLLPASAVAPLRDWLVHRAYDLDARHGAMARTAHGILDSLKTRMPELAGAAAAQYAAALRLTTAVEGAYDREHARVRDRLQAGAVLAGDARERWRAFPLDCAPAELLDSLVESLSTLLLCAVTTADDRVRRAWHREPAAQAPELAGRDSAPDTAEHRIGMAVRRWRRELEEYAEEEAGELDRTTAPDPETVAALVATALLGGRRARSAGERLAERIGAHGALRLRDRGGLLLTECVDRVVRTERELRLAPLDALEVHPEPQAELIAALSVLQKER from the coding sequence GTGGTGACCTTGGACGTACGGCCTCAGCTGATCGACGCACTCTCCGCCCTGCGCGACCGTGTGGCGGCCGCACGCTTCCCGCTGCCCCTGCCGGGTGCCCCACGCGCGCGTGCCAACCGGGACGAACTGCTCGCCCAGCTCGACGACTACCTCGTCCCCCGTCTGCGGGACCCCGAGGCCCCGCTGCTCGTCGTCGTGGGCGGCTCCACCGGCGCCGGGAAGTCCACCCTGGTGAACTCGCTCGTCGGACGCCGGGTCAGCGAGGCCGGTGTCCTGCGGCCCACGACGCGCACCCCCGTCCTGGTCTGCCATCCGGAGGACCACCACTGGTTCGGCGGCATGCGGGTGCTGCCCGACCTCACGCGCGTGCGGGCCGCGCACCGGGACACCGACGAAGACCTGCTCCTGCCCGGCGAGGACCCCGAGCGCGTCCTGCGCGTCGAGACCGCCGAGACCCTGCCCCCCGGCCTCGCCCTCCTCGACGCGCCCGACGTCGACTCCCTGGTCGCCGGCAACCGCGTCCTGGCCGCCGAGCTGATCTGCGCCGCCGACGTCTGGGTGATGGTCACCACCGCCGCCCGCTACGCCGACGCCGTCCCCTGGCACCTGCTGCGCACCGCCAAGGAGTACGACGCCACCCTCGTCACCGTGCTCGACCGGGTGCCCCACCAGGTGGTGGGCGAGGTCTCCCGGCAGTACGCGGCGCTGCTGACCAAGGCCGGGCTCGGCGAGGTGCCCCGCTTCACCGTGCCGGAACTGCCCGAGTCGGCCTGGGGCGGCGGACTGCTGCCCGCCTCCGCCGTGGCGCCGCTGCGCGACTGGCTCGTCCACCGGGCGTACGACCTCGACGCCCGGCACGGCGCCATGGCCCGTACCGCCCACGGCATCCTCGACTCCCTCAAGACCCGGATGCCCGAACTGGCCGGCGCCGCCGCCGCGCAGTACGCCGCCGCGCTGCGGCTCACCACGGCCGTGGAGGGCGCGTACGACCGGGAGCACGCGCGCGTGCGGGACCGCCTCCAGGCGGGGGCCGTCCTCGCCGGGGACGCGCGCGAACGGTGGCGGGCCTTCCCCCTCGACTGCGCCCCCGCGGAACTCCTCGACTCGCTGGTCGAGAGCCTGAGCACGCTCCTGCTGTGCGCCGTCACCACCGCCGACGACCGGGTGCGCCGGGCCTGGCACCGCGAACCCGCCGCCCAGGCCCCCGAACTCGCCGGCCGCGACAGCGCGCCGGACACCGCCGAGCACCGCATCGGCATGGCCGTACGGCGCTGGCGGCGCGAACTGGAGGAGTACGCCGAGGAGGAGGCGGGCGAACTGGACCGGACCACCGCCCCCGACCCGGAGACCGTCGCCGCCCTCGTCGCCACCGCCCTGCTGGGCGGGCGCCGCGCGCGCAGCGCGGGGGAGCGGCTCGCCGAGCGGATCGGTGCCCACGGCGCGCTGCGCCTGCGCGACCGGGGCGGACTGCTGCTCACCGAGTGCGTGGACCGGGTCGTCCGGACCGAACGCGAACTGCGCCTGGCCCCGCTCGACGCGCTGGAGGTCCACCCCGAACCGCAGGCAGAGCTCATCGCCGCGCTGTCCGTACTGCAGAAGGAGAGGTGA
- a CDS encoding YfjP family GTPase, which translates to MTAVTDQDPTEHADRARGGRPAPGEGTPARGGEGPASGAVGAAVAASSGAAAGEDRGARPQDAGETGGGPRAEARRGAADGPPAGPHAAARPGRTGTDGGGNDDGSDDGEEGGGGADPGRSLARGEDGAWDDGLIARRADGNPARGERFPAGTEPFPTGTDRHAPGTGLHPTGTGRSAAAPLMPLAYDGHLRSRLDALRELVGLSRARLDGGTLAEAGRVLDEAAARRRLSGRHTVVAIAGATGSGKSQLFNTLAGVTLSETGVRRPTTSAPIACSWSDGAASLLDRLEIPGRLRRRPVQHSDADALLRGLVLVDLPDHDSAAVRHRDQVDRVLGLVDAVIWVVDPEKYADAVLHERYLRPMAGHAEVTFVVLNQIDRLPGEAAEQVLDDLRRLLDEDGIALGEYDEPGATVLALSALTGEGVGDLREALGRFVAERRAPARRIAADVDAAAARLRPVYVTGRRAGLSEEAREEFADRLADAVGATAAGEAAERAWLRNANRACGTPWLRLWRWSRDRRAPSASRSVPRAPVDEETTARQRVEQAVHTVADRAAAGLPVPWAQALREAALRGAEDLPRALDELAGRSGPPPGRPPRPGWWPVAVLAQASMTLLQVVGGLWLLGQILGVLPPNLGVPVLLMLAGIVGGPLIEWSCRMAARGPARRYGQEAERRLREAAAGCGRARVLDPLAAELLRYREVREQYARVTGVGAATG; encoded by the coding sequence GTGACCGCCGTCACTGACCAGGACCCCACCGAGCACGCCGACCGCGCGCGGGGCGGCCGGCCCGCCCCGGGCGAGGGCACCCCGGCCCGCGGCGGGGAGGGCCCCGCGAGCGGCGCCGTGGGTGCCGCCGTGGCCGCCTCCTCGGGTGCCGCCGCCGGGGAGGACCGCGGCGCCCGCCCGCAGGACGCCGGGGAGACCGGCGGAGGACCGCGCGCCGAAGCCCGCCGGGGCGCCGCCGACGGGCCCCCCGCCGGGCCGCACGCCGCCGCGCGGCCCGGGCGCACCGGGACGGACGGCGGCGGGAACGACGACGGGAGCGACGACGGGGAGGAGGGCGGGGGCGGGGCCGACCCCGGGCGCTCCCTGGCGCGCGGCGAGGACGGCGCCTGGGACGACGGGCTCATCGCACGCCGCGCCGACGGGAACCCCGCCCGGGGGGAACGATTCCCCGCCGGCACCGAGCCGTTCCCCACCGGTACGGACCGCCACGCGCCCGGAACCGGCCTCCACCCCACCGGAACGGGCCGGTCCGCCGCCGCGCCGCTGATGCCCCTGGCGTACGACGGGCACCTCCGCTCCCGCCTGGACGCGCTGCGCGAACTGGTCGGCCTCTCCCGCGCCCGGCTCGACGGCGGCACCCTCGCCGAGGCGGGCCGGGTCCTCGACGAGGCCGCCGCCCGGCGCAGGCTCTCCGGCCGGCACACCGTCGTCGCCATCGCGGGCGCCACCGGCAGCGGCAAGTCCCAGCTCTTCAACACCCTCGCGGGCGTCACCCTCTCCGAGACCGGTGTCCGCCGCCCCACCACCTCCGCGCCCATCGCCTGTAGCTGGAGCGACGGCGCGGCCAGCCTCCTGGACCGGCTGGAGATCCCCGGCCGGCTCCGGCGGCGCCCCGTCCAGCACTCCGACGCCGACGCCCTGCTGCGCGGACTCGTCCTCGTCGACCTGCCCGACCACGACTCGGCGGCCGTACGGCACCGCGACCAGGTGGACCGCGTCCTCGGCCTGGTCGACGCCGTCATCTGGGTCGTCGACCCGGAGAAGTACGCGGACGCCGTCCTGCACGAGCGCTACCTGCGGCCGATGGCCGGTCACGCCGAGGTGACCTTCGTCGTCCTCAACCAGATCGACCGGCTGCCTGGCGAGGCCGCCGAGCAGGTCCTCGACGACCTGCGCCGCCTGCTCGACGAGGACGGCATCGCGCTCGGCGAGTACGACGAACCCGGCGCCACCGTCCTCGCCCTGTCCGCGCTCACCGGCGAGGGCGTGGGCGACCTTCGCGAGGCGCTCGGCCGGTTCGTCGCCGAACGCCGGGCCCCGGCCCGCCGGATCGCCGCCGACGTGGACGCCGCCGCGGCGCGCCTGCGGCCCGTGTACGTCACCGGGCGGCGGGCCGGGCTCAGCGAGGAGGCGCGGGAGGAGTTCGCGGACCGGCTCGCGGACGCCGTCGGCGCCACCGCCGCCGGGGAGGCCGCCGAACGCGCCTGGCTCCGCAACGCCAACCGTGCGTGCGGCACACCGTGGCTCCGGTTGTGGCGCTGGTCGCGCGACCGGCGCGCACCGTCCGCCTCGCGCTCCGTGCCGCGCGCCCCGGTGGACGAGGAGACCACCGCGCGCCAGCGCGTCGAGCAGGCCGTGCACACGGTGGCCGACCGGGCCGCGGCCGGGCTCCCGGTGCCCTGGGCGCAGGCGCTGCGCGAGGCGGCCCTGCGCGGCGCCGAGGACCTGCCGCGGGCGCTGGACGAGCTGGCCGGGCGTTCGGGGCCGCCGCCGGGGCGTCCGCCGCGGCCCGGGTGGTGGCCGGTGGCGGTGCTGGCGCAGGCGTCGATGACGCTGTTGCAGGTGGTGGGCGGTCTGTGGCTGCTCGGCCAGATCCTCGGCGTCCTGCCGCCGAACCTGGGCGTGCCGGTGCTGCTGATGCTGGCCGGCATCGTGGGCGGCCCGCTCATCGAGTGGAGCTGCCGGATGGCGGCCCGCGGCCCGGCCCGGCGCTACGGGCAGGAGGCGGAACGCCGATTGCGGGAGGCCGCCGCGGGCTGCGGCCGGGCGCGGGTGCTGGACCCGCTGGCGGCGGAGCTGCTGCGGTACCGGGAGGTGCGGGAGCAGTACGCGCGGGTCACGGGGGTGGGCGCGGCGACGGGGTGA
- a CDS encoding single-stranded DNA-binding protein, giving the protein MNETMICAVGNVATRPVYRELANGASARFRLAVTARYWDRERNGWTDGHTNFFTVWAGRQLATNAAASLSVGEPVVVQGRLKVRTDVRDGQSRTSADIDAVAIGHDLARGTSAFRRTSRAEAGAPSPRRPEPDWRTPAPEETAEPAPGGREPEPAAVT; this is encoded by the coding sequence ATGAACGAGACCATGATCTGCGCCGTGGGCAACGTGGCGACGCGGCCGGTGTACCGGGAACTGGCGAACGGGGCGTCGGCCCGGTTCCGGCTCGCCGTCACGGCCCGCTACTGGGACCGCGAGAGGAACGGCTGGACGGACGGCCACACCAACTTCTTCACGGTGTGGGCCGGCCGCCAGCTCGCCACCAACGCCGCCGCCTCGCTGTCGGTGGGCGAACCGGTCGTCGTCCAGGGCCGGCTGAAGGTCCGCACCGATGTGCGCGACGGACAGAGCCGGACCTCCGCGGACATCGACGCGGTGGCCATCGGCCACGACCTGGCGCGCGGCACGTCGGCCTTCCGGCGCACCAGCCGGGCGGAGGCGGGCGCCCCTTCGCCCCGGCGGCCGGAGCCCGACTGGCGGACGCCGGCCCCGGAGGAAACCGCCGAACCCGCCCCCGGCGGACGGGAACCGGAGCCGGCCGCGGTGACGTGA